Proteins encoded together in one Bactrocera neohumeralis isolate Rockhampton chromosome 4, APGP_CSIRO_Bneo_wtdbg2-racon-allhic-juicebox.fasta_v2, whole genome shotgun sequence window:
- the LOC126756949 gene encoding uncharacterized protein LOC126756949, producing the protein CEMISTQQQILRNRRRMSALTTLQQRIAANSAQSDRFRNVKKQTQTLREFFEDLQVEENRIKREILKIAQKIKRLEKVAVEDVEDCPGARK; encoded by the exons tgtgaaatgattTCGACACAGCAACAAATCTTGAGAAATCGTCGACGCATGTCCGCGCTAACAACGCTGCA GCAGCGAATCGCAGCAAATAGTGCGCAGTCAGATCGATTTCGTAACGTTAAAAAG cAAACTCAAACTTTGCGTGAGTTCTTCGAGGATTTACAGGTGGAAGAAAATCGTATAAAACGTGAAATTCTAAAAATCGCACAAAAAATTAAGAGGCTGGAAAAGGTTGCCGTGGAGGATGTGGAAGATTGTCCAGGCGCACGgaagtga